GCATATCTCATTGGCTTATCGCTTATTATTAAGTATTCATATAAAAGGTGGTTTTCTATGTTTATTCGTAATGAAAGTTTCTACACATTCAGGCGAAACTACCCTGTTATAACGATTCTAGTCGCTATTCATTTAATCCTGTTTGTTTGGATGAATTTTTTACCGTTCGGTTCATTGGTTCGCAACCTTGGCATCGGCTTTAATCCTCTCATCGCCCAAGGTGAGTATTGGCGCTTAGTCACTCCGATCTTTATGCATATTACGCTAAGCCATGTGTTGTTTAACTCATTTTCACTCGTGTTGTTTGGGCCAGCGCTAGAGCGGATGCTCGGAAAGTTCCGTTTTATTCTTATTTATATCACAACGGGTGTCATTGCTAATATTGCTACGTTCTATATCGGTGGTCTAAACTACCCACCTCACCTGGGGGCTTCTGGAGCAATTTTTGGACTATTTGGCATCTATGTCTACATGGTGTTAAATCGTCAAGACTTAATTGACCAAGCAAATTCTCAAGTTGTCATGACGATTTTAATCATCGGCCTGGTCATGACGTTTGTAAATACAAACATTAATATTTTTGCACACCTGTTCGGCTTGATTGCCGGAGCAGCCCTTGCACCAATTATTCTTCGTAAGGCTAGACCGTTTTATCAATACCGACATGTCTTTGATGATAATGAAGTCAGTTTTGACCCAAATCGCTGGCGTAAACGTCGTGTCAATAAACAAGTCGTCCAAAAAATCATCTGGATTAGTTTTGCAGTGCTTGTGCTCGTCGGTCTACTTGTTCGATTTATGTAACCTAGACCGACCAATTGCAAGAATCATATAAGTAACCAGCAGAGGATAACATATGAAAAGAAGCGACCGTTGCACTTTCTGTGTGCTACGATCGCTTCTTACTTTCTCATTGAGTTAGGCCGTCAACAAACGTATTGACATTATGCTCCATCATTTTAATATACGTTTCAGCGCCACTACCTTCAACACCAACAGCATCGGTATAAACTTCCCCGGCAATGTCTACCCCAGTATTATCTGAAACAGTCTCCATGTAGCTTCTACTTACTGTCGTCTCTACAAAAATAGCTGGTAATTGTCTGTCGCGTACAACGTCAACTACGCGTGACATTTGACTAGGAGTACCTTCCTCATGTGAATTCAACTCCCAGATGCCTTCCGTTTCCATACCATATGCCTCACCAAAGTATTTAAATGCATCCTCACTAACGACTATAACACGCATATCTTCAGGAATTTGTTCTACCTGTTCAGCAATCCAACCATCAAGCTCTTCAAGTTCCTCAATGTAAGCTGCTGCATTTTCTCGGTAAACTTCTTCACCTTCAGGATCTCGTTCGACTAAGTCATTAACAATGGTTTCTACCTTTGTAATGACGTTCGTTACATTCATCCATGAATGGGGGTCATCAACATCTCCACCTTCTAACTTAATAGGCGTGATACTTTCTGTAACTTCAACAGTTGGCACATCACCGACATTTTGCACTAACCCTTCGAGCCATTCCTCTAAATTAAAACCATTGATGTAAAAAACATCTGCATCACTTACCTTTTGAAAATCACTAGGTATCGGCTCATATTCATGAGGCTCTTCTCCAATCGGTACAATGTAATCAACGGTACCACGATCACCGATGATTTCACTAACAACATCATTCAAAATCGAAAAACTTGTTACGATATATAAACCCTCATTTTCGTCAGTAACAACTTCATCCTGCGGTTGGTTTTCTTCCCCGTTCCCACAACCAACAAGGAACAAACTAAACATAACAATCGACACGACCATCAGAAAGAAACGATCACTCTTGAACATACGTCTTCCTCCTCTATACTAATTTTTAGCCAAAAAAGTCTTTAACAAATATCAATGGCACTAACATTTGATTTTGATGACAACAATAGTTTTTGTACTAGCTAATAATCTTTCCCATGTGCAACTTTTATTTTTCCATAAAAGTCTCTAAATGTCTATACTATTTTATGACTTTTTAA
The nucleotide sequence above comes from Desertibacillus haloalkaliphilus. Encoded proteins:
- a CDS encoding rhomboid family intramembrane serine protease; its protein translation is MFIRNESFYTFRRNYPVITILVAIHLILFVWMNFLPFGSLVRNLGIGFNPLIAQGEYWRLVTPIFMHITLSHVLFNSFSLVLFGPALERMLGKFRFILIYITTGVIANIATFYIGGLNYPPHLGASGAIFGLFGIYVYMVLNRQDLIDQANSQVVMTILIIGLVMTFVNTNINIFAHLFGLIAGAALAPIILRKARPFYQYRHVFDDNEVSFDPNRWRKRRVNKQVVQKIIWISFAVLVLVGLLVRFM
- a CDS encoding metal ABC transporter substrate-binding protein; its protein translation is MFKSDRFFLMVVSIVMFSLFLVGCGNGEENQPQDEVVTDENEGLYIVTSFSILNDVVSEIIGDRGTVDYIVPIGEEPHEYEPIPSDFQKVSDADVFYINGFNLEEWLEGLVQNVGDVPTVEVTESITPIKLEGGDVDDPHSWMNVTNVITKVETIVNDLVERDPEGEEVYRENAAAYIEELEELDGWIAEQVEQIPEDMRVIVVSEDAFKYFGEAYGMETEGIWELNSHEEGTPSQMSRVVDVVRDRQLPAIFVETTVSRSYMETVSDNTGVDIAGEVYTDAVGVEGSGAETYIKMMEHNVNTFVDGLTQ